The genomic segment CAGCCAGGGACAGGGCCTGGGGAGCTGGAGACCCGGTAAGGCTTTATCAAGAAAAGATCTTAAGTTTACAGGAAAGTTACAGGAATAATCCAATCAATTCCAGTAGACTCTTTTGGATTCACCGACCACCAACTTTTTGCCATATTTTCTCGTCTGTCTTCCCGTCTGTCTACTCGCTCACCTAACTGCTGAACCATCTGACAGTTAAGCTACAGACTCTGTGCCCATTTGCCCCTAAATACTTCTGAGAACAAGGGTATTCTCTTACACAGCAGAGTCAGTTATCCAAATCAGGACGTGAACAAGGATGCAGTGCTCTGCCCTAAACTGCAGCCCGGCTCACAGTTCACCAGTGGACCCCACAGCGTGCCCTCCAGTAACTCACACTGCGTTGCGTTGTCACAACTCCTCAGTCTCACTCCGGAACAGCCCCTCACTCTCTGTCTCTTGCGaccttaatatttttgaaaacctAGTTATTTGAAGACTGTCCTGGAATTTGGCTTTGGCTGTTCACTCATGATGTGCCCCAAGTGGAAACTGTTGGCAGAAGACCCCTGCAAATACCTTTGTGCCTTCCCAGAGCACCCCCTCTCCAGGAGGTGCTGAGCCTGGAAGCAGGGTGTGGGTCTGGCTTGTCTGTGCCCAGGGCCCGGCGGTGGGGCGGGGCAAGGCTCGGGGTTGGAGGCTCCAAGAGTGAAAGGCGCCTCAGGAACTGGCAGGGAGAccagtgctcagtcctgtccgactctttgcaaccccacagactgtagcccaccaggctcctctgtccatgggattctccaggcaagaatactggagtgggttgccatttctttctccaggggatcctcccaacccagggattgaagccgggtctcttgcatctgctgcactggcaaGTGAATTGTTTATCACCAGCACCAGGGCTGTACTGATTGAACCACAACTTCCAGGGAAGTTTCTGCGAAGGCACAACCTGTGACTGAGTTGTCTGAGGCTTCGGTCCCCAGGAGCACTTAACTGCCAATGCCCACCTAAGTTTACCCTTAGCCCCGGTCTTCTTGGAAGCAGGGTCACACAGTTCCCTGCTGGTGTCACTGAGATGCTGTGTTGCGATGCCCACTCAGCCCATTCCAGCATCCCTGGATCACACCCAGATCACTCAGCAGCTGGGGTGGGAAGCCTGGAGCCTGGTCTTGAACTTGACTTGGGGTCTGAGAAGGCTGGAtgggcccagggctggggtgTTGCTGTGTAGCTCCTCAGGCTAGGATTCTTGAAGGGGGAGCAAGACTGGGGAGTCTGGGGCCACAgaagggcgggggtggggctggagttCCCATGCCAGATTCTCATACTGCTCTCTGGGGCCCCTGTGTACCCTGAACCTGCCCACCTACCAGCAGAGGAAGGGTCCTGCAAAAAAAAACACTGCCCAGAGGTTGCCCTGCTGATCCAGCCCCTGCCAAGGTTGGGGTGAGGGGCTCCTGGAGCTTCCCGAACTAGCTCTGCAGACACCCCTGCTCAGCCCTCTGGCCCTGTCCGGTCTGGAGTGAGCAAAGCCCAGGCATCACAGTTTCTCCTCCGGCTACAGAGGCTCTTGTGCTTTAAGCCTCAGACACTGGGGGGGCGTGTAGACGCATGTGAGGGAGCGGGACCCCAGACCTTGGGGCTAGGGTCAGGGAGAAGCAGGGCTGGCcgcccaggggtgggggtgggcctcTCCTCTCCACCTCCCACGACCGCTGCCCCTCACCACCCGGTGGGCAGAGTCCCTGGTCTCCGGACAGGACATTGCTTTCCTGTCCTGGCGCCCTCCCCAGGGTGAAGGCTGCCCTGTGTGGGGAGAGGACCCCTTAGAAGTATCACTGCCCCCAGGCCCACAGACCCCCAGCAGTTCAGCTGGGGTCCGCAGGCCCTGCTGGGGGGCGTCGTGTCCCCCACTGTTGTTCCCCTCCACGGTCCCTACTGCCCTTTCCTGCGAACCCCCAGTTCTCCCAGCTTTCTCCTGAGGGTGGCCCCCGCCGCCATCAACCTGTCCCGTCCTGGGTGGGAGGCAGCCTGGCCCCAGTAGGGGGTCCAGGGCCACACGTgggccgcccccgccccgccacgGCCTCCGGCAAAGCACCGCGAAGCGCCCCTTCCCAGTCGTTCAATGGCGGGGACGTCTGTCTGACCTACCGCCCGGGGGACCTACTACACCTGTCCTTGGCCTTGCAGCCGAGGGCCCGCAAGAGCCCGCGCCCACCCTGTGGAACGAGCCCGCCGAGCTGCCGTCGGGAGAAGACCCCGTGGAGAGCACCAGCCCCGCCTGGGAGCCGGCGGTCAGCGGTCCGCCCGCGCCCACCGCCACGCCGAGCCCCGAGGACAGCACCGCGCAGGAGCGCCTGGACCAGGGCGGGGGTACGGCGGGGGCGGGAGGCGGGGAAAGTGGGGCGGAGGCGGGACATTGGGGGGTAAGGGGCGGGGGGCGCGGGCCGGGGGCACagtgtgtgggggcggggggtgggggggaagggatGGGGGTAGGGGGAAGGGATGGGGGGCATGAGGAAGGGGCAGTAGGGCAgggccaggggcaggggtggggtgccgGGACTGGGGTGCGGGtgcggaggtgggggtgggggtaggagtGGGGGGCGGGCCGGGAGGAGGGGTAGGAGGGCGGGGCTGGGAACAGAGGTGGGGTGCGGGTGCGGGGTGCGGGGACCGGGGTGGGTGTgcgaggcgggggtgggggtgcagaggTCGGGGGCGGGCCAGGAGGAGGGGTAGGAGGGCGGGGGCGGGAGGTCGGGGATGGGGAAACGGGTGGGGGGCGGGacgtcgggggtggggggcgggccgGGGGGAGAGGTTGGGGGCGGGCCTCTGGCTGATATGGGGACAGGGGTGGGTGTGCGGGGACGTGGGTGCAGGTCGGAGTGCGAGGGCGGGTGAGGTGGGGGGGCGGGTGCGGGCGGGCGGCGGGCCTCTGGCTGACCCGGCCCCCTCTCCCCGTCCTCCGCAGGCTCGCTGGGGCCCGGCGCCATCGCCGCCATCGTCATCGCCGCCCTGCTGGCCACCTGCGTGGTGTTGGCGCTCGTGGTGGTCGCGCTGAGAAAGTTCTCCGCCTCCTGAAGCGAATAAAGGGGCCGCGGTGCGGCTCGGCGGCACCCCAGGTGCGCGCCCCCCGAGTCTCCTTGTGTCCGCTCGTGTGTCGGCGAGCGGGGTGGGGATTGCGGGGGTGTCGCCGTGCTCGCGGGGCGCGTGCGGGAGTGCACATGCGCCGGGTCCCCCGCGGGCGTGCAGGTGCGTGCAGGGGCCGTCGGGGTGCGGGAGCGGGCGTGCGGCGCGCTCTGGCCAGAGTCCGGCGGCGGCGGCCCCTGCTCGTCCCCACTCCGGACTGCCCGCCGCCTGCCTCCCACCGACCCCTCCGCGGATCCGGGAGCGCTGCGAGGGAGCGCGGACCGGCGGGAGGCCCCCAAGGCTGGAGAGGGCAAAGGCCAGCCCCGTACCCACCGCCCTGCTTCTCGCGGCCTCGCTGAGTCCCAGCGGGGTCCGCGTGACTCACGGGCGTTCCCGGCTTCCAATCAGATGATTGGTTTTGTTGGTGGGGGGCATCTTCAGACTCTGGCAGCCGGGGCGCTAGTCTGTGGGGTCTGAGCCCCAGGCCCGCACCCTCCGGACCCCTGGGGACCCCTCGACCCCCAGGAGCGAATGAGACACGCGGTGAAGCCTGGGTGTTGTGGGCCCCTGTCCCCGCTCCCCAACGCAAGCCCCAGACGGCCTCCCTCGCCTGGCCGGGTCGAGCTCCAGGGGACAGTGGCAGAGCTTCTGGCACAGCAGGCAACCCCACGCGGGACGGCTGTTTGTTAGGAAACAAAAAGGGCTTTCAAGCTCGACCCTCCTCATTTCAGCCCTGAAATCTTGGGGGCTGGACCAGAGGCAACACCCAGTCTCCCAGCTTGGCCCTGGCACTGGCTCCCTGGACAGGCCCTCCGCCTCCCATACCTCCCAGGAAGCCTACCTTTTGTGATTTAGAGAGGGATTTGAAATAGTGGCTTACCTGCTCTGGATGCAGCAGGAAAGAAGGTAGAACGGAGTCTTGCAGTGAGGACCCTAAGGCCTGGGGTAGGGGGGCTGTCTGCAAACCCCAGGGATGGTTTAACACTGGGGCCACAAGAGGATTCTTCTGAGTGAGCGCTGGAGAGAGGAGCTAGCCTTCTTCCCTTATTTTTTTCACCATTATTTCTAGCTACCTGCTTGGCCTCGTTGGTTTGTCTGAGTCCCTGACCACACTTGTTCAGGCCAGTTTTCTCCACCTGGATACTCAGATGACCATACGTGGTACCCATTCACACTCCCCAAGACACATCATGGCTTCAAAGTTTCGGCCTATAAAAGACTGTTGCAGTGCTGACCGGTTTTCATGAAACTGTGTACAAATTATTACATGTAACCTCCAGTAGACAAAGCCTCGTTAGAGCAGATGACACAAGTCACAATGCTGTCTCCCAGCTCCAAAAACAAAAGCTGGATAAAGACTAGGACCAACgaccccccacccctacccaagAGCAGCATGGGGCTCAGAAATAgaccctctcccctttccccaaCTCCTGGGAAACTCAGGTGCAGGTAGGCCCCCCCTCCTCGCCCCGCCCTACCCCAACTGGGGTTGCAGCAAGGAGGCACCAAGAGCATCAGCCCCTCACTGGGATCCGGGGGTCCCTCCCCAATTGTACCAGCATGTTACACGGGTCTGAATCTTTCAGGGATTTATCCAGTTCTCACAGGGTCTGAGGGCCCAAAAACCCCAACCATGTTGTGATTTCTGGGAAGATGCTCCATCTAAATCCTGGGCTTCTGATCAGTGTCCTGATAAGGAGGGCATGGCCTCTGGCAGGGTTGGTTTCCAGGCCCTCCCCTGTTCTCAGAcctgggggtagggggaggggagggaaggggcgtGGCTCCGAGGACCCACTGCAACCTCCAGGTAACTGGCTACCGCCTCTGAAGATAGGAAGAAGTGCCCTGGACCAGTGGCTGGCTGGATTGGAAGCTTTAGTCTCAAGCCTGGTGGTCGGATCCCCTATGGGACCACAACGCCCCCCATACCTCTGTCCCACAGTGGTCTTCAACCCTGCCTCCCCCATCGCCTCAGACAGCTTATTCTGTTTGTGGAGTCCCTCACAAGTGGAGGTCCAGACCCACTTCCATCCTGAGGCCCCATCCTGGCTGCTTCCTCCTCCACGGGAAGCCACCTCAGCTGTCTCCTGGGACAGGCCACCTCCACGGCCGGGAAGagggctcttctgtccctgcccAGACCCAAACACTGCATTCCTGTGTGCACcagggaaataaaaaaaggagACCTTCCTCTCCTTGATTTTATACATGATGCTTCTTttaatgcagccaaaaatgatatttgcttttctaggAACCATAACCCGTACAGGATGCAGTGGCCAAGTCATTCCTTTGTGACACCAGGGCTCCTGAAGGGGCAGGTAACAAGTTATATCCAGCCGGTCAGGGAGCCAAAGGTGGCGTGGGCCCTCAGCCAAGCTCTGGCAGGCCTGCCGTGAGGCAGAGGCCGGCCGTGCAGCCAGAGGCGGGTGGAGGCTCGGGGGCAGAGGCGGACAGAGGCGGATAGTCTCCTGGTCCTCTGAACGGAGACCAAGGGCCGCTCATCAAGCGCATCAGGCCAGGGTGGTCCACGTGTGCGCCTGGCCGAGTCTGACAGCTTCCGGGGGGAGAGGACACGTGCAGGGAGTCGTGACACCTTCACCTTCACACTTGCCCTGGGCCCAGGGGCGCCCCAGGGTCTGGGGCCTCTCAGTACCAGGGGCGGGCCCTGGAGCCTGCCCATTGTCTGCCTTCCAAGAGACAGAAGAAGAGGTGGTATAATACTGTTTAAAATACACTTTCTCATCTACAAATGCAGCAGAGGGATGTGGGCACCCTCTCTCCAGTGGGTGAGCGAGGGGCCAGGACACATGAGCACGAACCACGtggcagggagggggtggggcgaCTCGGCAAAGACCACCCCACCCAGGTCAGGTCACACCCTGCTGCCTGGGGAGCGGGGCCTTCCCCCAGAACCCCTCCACTGTCCGCTGGGGTCTGCCTGCCAGGCCTCGTTCCTGCCTACATCCCTCCaccaggcagggggtgggggggtgtgtgtgtgtgggggtgcgGTCAGGGGTCATTGCCGATTCCGGCTGCCCAGCTTCCTGCGGTCCTTATTCTGGCTGCGCTGAGGGTCGTCCATCTTGTGGACACGGAAACACTCCTTGAGGTTCTGGGACCGGATCTTGGGGTTCAAGATCTCCTCGGTCATATTGCTGGGGAACCAGCCTCGCTCCTGGTCATGCAGACGCTCGCCAAAGATCcagcctgggagggaggggagacagCAGGTCACAAGCTCTCTCCAAGTGGCCTGGGCTGGGCCTCCCTCCGGTGTGTGGGGAGCAAGCGGAAGGGAGACTCAGGAGTCCGTCCAGCTTTCCCAGGGGCCCCCTGCCCTCACACTCACTGATGGAAATGCTCAGACCGGGTGTATCCCCCAGAAGCTGGGGGGAGGGATGCAGCCCTCCTGGGGAGCTCGGTGCCTGTGCACAGGGAGGTGGAGGAACCCTCCGCACCCTGTGCCATCGCGGTCCCATGCGTATTGACTCCGGGACCCATTCCCAAGCCCTCAACAATCTCAGACTGCCCCACCTGTGGCCAGGAGACCCCAAGGGCCACCCCCAAAAGCGAGAGGCATTGAGGGGCTGGTGGGATGGCAGCTGGCCCAGGACGCCACCGTCACCCTCTTGTAGGGCAGCTCTTCCCTGAGCCTCAGACTCCTGAGAGCTGGGTGGTCAGCTGACCGTGGCCAGGTCACGAACCAGCCAAGTGCCCTGACTCTCTGCTCCACCCACCCCTGCATCACGGCGTCCtggtggtggggggggcgggggacggGGTGCTGTGGCCCAAACTGCAGACCCTGCCGGCAGGTCCTTGGGCAGGGCTGAGGCCTGGGGTCGGTGGGGCTGGAGCATGTCTTCTGCAGGCCACTAGGAGGGGTGGCAGGCTGTTTATATTctggggatggggggagagggCAGGAACCACAGCTCGCCCAGCGCTGGGTGAGCCCCTAGGATTTGTGGTGGTGGCCATGGTCTTCCCCAGAGGTCACCAGCCTGTGGCCTTCCAGCCAGGACCTCAAAAAAAGGGGAGGAACTGGGGTGGGGAGACATGTAGTGTGCACTTTGGGGATTTAGATTAGGAACAACTGATGTAGAAATAAGGGGTCCGTTTTCCAGGAGGGGGTAGCCAACCTCTGGCGCTGGTGTCAACAGCAGGAGTGGGCAGGAGCCCCAGGGGGCGGCTTCCTGGCCCACGTGGGACCACAGGCCTGGTGTTCACAGGCTCATCTGGAAGCTTGCTGCAAATACAGGTCCGGGTCGGGGCGTTCCTGGTCTTCATCCCTCCCACCATAATGGGGAGGCTGATGCCAGGGCCGGATGAGGGGAAAGGGACCGCTGGGCACTGGGTGGGCGCAGGGAGCACGCGGGGAGAGGCACCCCCCTACCCCGGGGCCCCGTGGGGTGGGCGCAGGGAGCCCCGCGGGCAGAGGCGCCAGCCCCGGGCCTCACCGTCCTCTGTCTTGTCCAGGATGTTGAGGATGTCAGCCAGCTCCAGCGTCAGCTCATCCGGCTGCTGGGCCACATACGGGTGCACACACTGGACCTGGGGGCAGTCTGAAGGGAGGAAGGGGTGGCCCGTCCTCATCACGTGGCACCCGCCCTGGCTGGGCACCCGCAGAACCCGGCCCCCCAGCAGTTATCAGGGAcacgccccccccacccccacccctccacccccacccaaccccatCCAGGAGACAGGGTGGACCAGCAGCTGCTGGAAAAGGGCTCATTGAAGGGAGGGGTGGGCGTggctccaaaataaagtcaaaacaGCCGGGAGTTCTGAACAAGTCATAGCTGGTGCAGGGATGAACAGGCTGCCagtgtggggggaggggcggggagggctcTTATTTAGACTTTGAAGGAGGCTCCTCGGTCCTGGGCTGGGTCCTGGGAGCGGCCTGGGGACGTTCAGGACTCGGTGAACATGGTCAGGATGGCGCTTGAGCCCTTTCCTATTTTGGAACGTTTTCAGACGATCAGGCGCCCCAGAGAACACTGGCGTTTGCCTCCTGGGCCCAAATCCCTTCGGTGTCCTTGCAGCACCGGTCACTTAAGACCTGCTGACTTTCATGTCTTCATTAACCGTGGAAACGTTTGCAAAGCTCAGGCACACCATGTCCTCCGTGGGGTACCGAGCTTGCATCAGGGTGCGAAGGACCTCTGGGCAGTTGAAGCAGCCTTCCAGAGGCCTCAAAGGCCCTTTAGGTGGAGTGCAGAGGCCCCTGTCCGAGGCTGACCTGCAGAGTCCTCCCTGACCATCATCTGTCCCACCCGGCGGGTACCCCCTCCCCAGTGGGCCGCTTACCGAGCAGCCGGGACGTGAAGGAAACGAACTTAGTTCTTCGGTTGGGGGCCAGCGAGGTCATCCAGCGCTTCATCTcgctcctgggtcaggaagagagcAGATGCTGCCAACACAGAGCGTCAGCACCCACCCGAGGGGAACTGCAATGCCAGGCACCCGGCAGGCTGGC from the Bos javanicus breed banteng chromosome 3, ARS-OSU_banteng_1.0, whole genome shotgun sequence genome contains:
- the SNORC gene encoding protein SNORC; this encodes MCGGRARCPRRTEFALMKTLPSPLMPRSLCPEVEQLSPRCLPPAGHARPPARMASCLALRMVLLLLCGVLAPAVLTAEGPQEPAPTLWNEPAELPSGEDPVESTSPAWEPAVSGPPAPTATPSPEDSTAQERLDQGGGSLGPGAIAAIVIAALLATCVVLALVVVALRKFSAS